From Acidobacteriota bacterium, a single genomic window includes:
- a CDS encoding alpha/beta hydrolase, with protein MTHLVLLPGLDGTGQLFERFRALLPETVDSTVVSYPESSTGYDVCLESTLSKIRHLDRFVVIAESFSGPVAVKLAQLEPERVSGLVLCCSFLNCPIREPLHPLIKLIGRVVFQLPIPVIAIHHWMIGWEADWKLAREICQVLESVPSEVIFKRVNAVLEVEVREIFQTLAQPILIINADQDQLVPRLETSSFSNSSLITVKNIPGPHLILQTYPTQTWDVINSFLNQHHLIEC; from the coding sequence ATGACTCATCTGGTGTTGCTTCCTGGGTTGGATGGAACTGGACAATTGTTTGAACGGTTTCGAGCGCTATTGCCTGAAACCGTTGATTCAACAGTGGTTTCCTATCCTGAAAGCAGCACCGGATATGATGTCTGTCTTGAATCCACACTTTCCAAAATTCGCCATCTGGACCGGTTCGTGGTGATTGCGGAGTCCTTTTCGGGTCCAGTGGCGGTGAAACTGGCGCAACTGGAGCCAGAACGAGTAAGTGGACTCGTGTTGTGTTGTTCGTTCCTGAACTGTCCGATTCGTGAGCCGCTCCACCCACTCATTAAGCTGATTGGCCGGGTGGTGTTTCAGCTTCCAATTCCAGTCATTGCCATTCACCACTGGATGATTGGTTGGGAAGCTGATTGGAAACTGGCCAGAGAAATATGCCAGGTACTGGAATCGGTGCCGAGTGAGGTGATTTTTAAACGGGTCAATGCGGTGCTTGAAGTTGAAGTCAGGGAAATTTTTCAAACGCTGGCCCAGCCGATCTTGATCATCAATGCCGATCAGGATCAATTGGTGCCGCGCCTTGAAACCAGTTCATTTTCAAATTCAAGTCTGATAACAGTGAAAAATATCCCTGGCCCGCATTTAATTCTGCAAACATATCCAACCCAGACCTGGGACGTGATCAATTCCTTTTTGAATCAACACCACCTTATAGAGTGCTAA
- the gmd gene encoding GDP-mannose 4,6-dehydratase has product MKTAFITGITGQDGSYLAELLLAKGYTVHAMIRRASTFNTRRIDHIYQDPHDPDAHLFLHYSDLASTEWLADIMYQIRPDEMYHLAAQSHVRVSFDLPEYTADITGTSTVRILEAIRRSGIKTRFYQASSSEMFGNTPAPQSERTPFYPQSPYAAAKVYSYWMTRMYREAYGLFACNGIFFNHESPRRGETFVTRKITRGLALILAGRQKKLYLGNLKAQRDWGYAPEYVEAMWKILQQETPEDFVIGTGETHSVEEFVAEAFAYAGCDWREYVEIDPRYYRPLEVDTLQADTQKARTQLDWTPQVSFKDLVKIMVDADLETTGIESPGEGKRILAEKFTTWHHWDSAVTKLVQSTEGKASQ; this is encoded by the coding sequence GTGAAAACGGCTTTTATCACCGGCATTACCGGGCAGGATGGGTCATATCTGGCGGAACTACTTCTGGCCAAAGGCTATACCGTACATGCGATGATTCGCCGGGCTTCGACGTTCAATACCCGCCGGATTGACCACATTTACCAGGATCCGCACGACCCCGACGCCCATCTGTTTCTACATTATTCCGATCTCGCAAGCACTGAGTGGCTGGCTGATATCATGTATCAAATTCGGCCCGACGAAATGTACCATCTTGCCGCGCAAAGCCACGTCAGAGTGAGTTTTGATTTGCCTGAATACACCGCCGACATTACCGGTACAAGCACTGTGCGGATTCTTGAAGCCATTCGGCGAAGCGGTATCAAAACGCGATTTTATCAGGCATCCAGTTCCGAAATGTTTGGCAACACGCCGGCGCCTCAGAGTGAACGAACGCCGTTTTACCCACAGAGCCCCTATGCGGCGGCCAAAGTCTATTCGTACTGGATGACCCGCATGTACCGGGAAGCCTATGGCCTCTTTGCCTGTAATGGGATTTTTTTCAACCATGAAAGCCCACGGCGCGGTGAAACCTTCGTGACTCGAAAAATTACCCGTGGGCTGGCGTTGATCCTGGCCGGTCGTCAAAAAAAGCTCTATTTAGGTAATTTGAAGGCCCAGCGGGATTGGGGATATGCTCCCGAATATGTCGAAGCGATGTGGAAAATTCTCCAGCAAGAAACCCCCGAGGATTTCGTCATCGGAACCGGTGAAACACATAGTGTTGAGGAATTCGTCGCCGAAGCGTTTGCCTATGCGGGCTGCGATTGGCGGGAGTATGTCGAAATTGACCCGCGATATTACCGCCCGCTGGAAGTTGATACACTCCAGGCAGACACTCAAAAAGCCCGAACACAACTTGATTGGACGCCCCAGGTCAGTTTTAAGGATTTGGTAAAAATCATGGTTGATGCCGACCTTGAAACAACTGGGATTGAGTCTCCTGGCGAAGGCAAACGCATCCTGGCCGAGAAATTCACGACCTGGCACCATTGGGATTCAGCGGTTACAAAGCTTGTGCAATCAACAGAAGGAAAGGCGAGTCAATAG
- a CDS encoding phosphohydrolase, with product MTQLLLPDFVQHPLPEKALHLCETLNAPLRLVAHLTLVHDVACQIVTAFPQLFPGAVFDPNLVLFGAATHDLGKARFPQELEQSGELHEDHGPDLLISLGVAPELARFARTHAAWKQENTRSTLLFEDLLVGLADNWWKGNRPPELEQAILNHLETQTQTAAWELFIRLDELAQTITHPAQERLDWMRSFPVQPPIPNSK from the coding sequence ATGACCCAACTTCTTCTACCGGATTTCGTTCAGCATCCGCTACCTGAAAAAGCTCTCCATCTGTGTGAAACACTCAACGCTCCACTTCGGCTGGTGGCTCATTTGACGCTGGTCCACGATGTTGCCTGCCAGATTGTGACGGCCTTTCCGCAATTGTTTCCAGGAGCAGTGTTTGACCCAAATCTGGTTTTGTTTGGTGCTGCAACGCATGATTTGGGAAAAGCGCGTTTTCCTCAGGAACTTGAGCAATCAGGCGAGTTACACGAAGACCACGGTCCAGACCTACTCATTTCTCTCGGGGTGGCACCCGAACTGGCCCGGTTTGCCCGCACCCATGCCGCCTGGAAGCAAGAAAACACCCGATCAACTTTGCTGTTTGAAGACCTGCTGGTCGGTCTGGCAGATAACTGGTGGAAGGGCAACCGGCCACCTGAACTTGAACAAGCCATTTTGAATCATCTTGAAACTCAAACCCAAACCGCAGCCTGGGAACTTTTCATCCGGCTTGACGAACTGGCCCAAACCATCACACACCCGGCCCAGGAGCGGCTTGACTGGATGCGTTCATTTCCAGTTCAGCCACCAATTCCAAATTCCAAATAA
- a CDS encoding GDP-L-fucose synthase, translating to MMKHSKRIAVTGGGGFLGSFLVERLKQSGYETVFAPRKAEFDFFDPAQVIRFYEIIRPTIVIHLAAVVGGIGANRQHPGRLFYDNAIMGIQLIEQGRRFGLEKFVCAGTVCAYPKFTPVPFRETDIWNGYPEETNAPYGLAKKMLLVQLQAYRQEYGFNGIYLIPVNLYGPRDNFDPRTSHVIPALIRKCVEAKQNNLPTMTVWGTGAATREFLYVEDAADAILAAMERYESPAPMNLGSGQEIAIRDLVLLIRELVGYTGDIVWDTTQPDGQPRRCLDTSLATQELGWTAQTPFREGLQRTIDWYLAHSKP from the coding sequence ATGATGAAGCACTCAAAACGCATTGCCGTTACCGGTGGAGGTGGTTTTCTCGGCTCGTTTTTGGTTGAACGATTAAAGCAGTCGGGGTATGAAACCGTGTTTGCTCCGCGTAAGGCCGAGTTTGACTTCTTTGATCCAGCCCAGGTCATTCGCTTTTATGAAATTATCCGGCCAACCATTGTGATTCATCTGGCAGCCGTCGTGGGTGGTATTGGTGCCAATCGCCAGCACCCAGGACGGTTGTTTTATGATAATGCCATCATGGGTATTCAGTTGATTGAACAGGGACGGCGTTTCGGACTTGAGAAGTTTGTGTGTGCCGGAACGGTGTGTGCCTATCCGAAATTCACGCCGGTGCCGTTTCGAGAGACTGATATTTGGAACGGATATCCAGAGGAAACCAACGCACCTTATGGACTGGCCAAGAAAATGCTTCTGGTGCAGTTGCAAGCCTATCGGCAAGAATACGGTTTTAATGGAATCTACTTGATTCCAGTAAACTTATATGGACCACGCGATAATTTTGATCCGCGGACCTCACACGTGATACCCGCGCTGATTCGCAAATGCGTTGAAGCCAAACAAAACAATCTGCCGACAATGACTGTCTGGGGAACAGGGGCGGCAACTCGCGAATTTTTATATGTCGAAGATGCAGCGGATGCAATTCTGGCGGCGATGGAACGTTATGAAAGTCCAGCGCCGATGAATCTTGGGTCCGGCCAGGAAATTGCAATTCGGGACCTGGTACTGTTGATTCGGGAACTGGTGGGTTACACCGGAGACATTGTATGGGATACAACCCAACCCGACGGTCAACCACGCCGCTGTCTGGATACCAGTTTGGCCACTCAGGAACTGGGATGGACCGCGCAAACACCCTTCCGAGAAGGTTTACAACGAACGATTGACTGGTATCTGGCTCATTCAAAGCCATAA